The genomic segment TCGAATGGGAAATCGAGTGCGCCGTGTTCGGGATCGCTGGTCTGGACACGGAGTATGATCGACAGGTGATTTCGCGGATGGTGAGCAAGGTACTGCATCAGCTCGGTGTTCGCGTCCAGCAGTTGATTGTGGAAAACGACGGGTTTGCGGCATTGCTCGGTGCAACTGGAGGCAAACCCGGCATTCTGGTCATTGCAGGCACCGGCTCGATTGCTTTTGGTGTAAACGATGAACAGGAAACGGCGCGAGCAGGAGGCTGGGGGCACCGGGTTGGTGACGAGGGCAGCGGCTACTGGATCGGCAAGCAAGCGATTATGGCTGTATTAAAAGCAGCGGATGGCCGCGGCGAGCCGACTGTATTGAAGGAGCTGCTCCTCCCGCACGTAGGACTTGGACGCGTAGATGAATTGTTTAACTGGACGTACAGTGAGCATTATTCCGTAGAGAAGGTAGGAGAGCTGTCGCCGTTGGTCAGCCAAGCGGCACTCGCCGGAGATAAGGTGGCAGCAGCTATCTTGCAGGTCGCAGGCGAAGAGCTTTTCGACGCTGCTCGGGCTGTCATCGATACGTTGCAAATGAGAGCCAAGCCGTTTCAGATGATCATGCAGGGAGGCGTTTTGCAAAACGATGATCGGGTACGAGAGATCGTTGTAGAGCGCGTCCGAGAGTACGCTTCGCAGGTTGTCATTGAAAATGCGCAAAACGATCCGATTTACGGTGTCATAGCAAAAGGATTGGCTTATCTAGAACGCCAATCGGGCGGTAAGTGAGGTGCCAGAAATGAAAAAAGTAATGGTCGTCTTTCCCCATCCAGACGATGAGTCTTTTGCCTGCGGGGGAACGTTGGCAAAGTGTAAGGACGCCGGACATGAAACATGTTATTTGTGCATTACCTCCGGTTGCAAAGGACGCAGCGGTCCATTCGATATCGATTGCAGAGAAAAGCTGGCAAAACATCGAGAGCTAGAGCTGAAAACAGCGGCGGAAGTGCTCGGAATCAGTCGTCTCGACTTGTTCCGGTACCCGGATGGTTCCTTGCAAAATGCCGATCTGGATGAGCTGGTGAGCAAGATTCGGCAAGCGATAGAAGAATGGAAGCCTAATGTCGTCGTCACGTTTCCGCCGGACGGGGTAACGGGTCATCCCGACCATATCGTCACGTGCGAGGCGACGACGCGAGCGGTCGAACAAGCGGAAGCGAGCATGACTCCGGCAGAATATCCTGATCTGTACTATGTTTCGATCCCGCACTACTACGATCATTGCCCGGATCATGGTCCAAAGCCAGCGGTTCCGATTACAGGCAAGGTCGATATTTCGGGCTATCGGACACAAAAAGGAGAGGCGCTGAAGGCTCACCTCAGTCAGGAGTATTCCGTGAACCGCGCTTATCCGGGAGTTATCGATGGGGACTTTGGCGTTATTGGCTGCTATGAGTACTTTACCTTGGTACGGTCAGCGGGCAAGGCGATCGAGCCAGTTGGTGTGGGTGGCAGTATTCCTGTCATTGAGCTGTAGTATTTCGAATAGAAAGGGCTGACCAGCATGATTCTTGCTTGTCAGCCTTTTTCATTGGATAGCCCATCGGTCGGATTGTTTTGCCCTGCTAGATTTGCTTACAATGTGATAAAGTGCAATTGGAAATCAAAGGGAGAGAAGTTATGTCACACAGAGTCTATGTATATAACGTCAGTGAACCTTCTCAAGCGCAAGACAACGACACGATGATGGTGGAATGGGGCTATGAGGTCCCCCTACTTTTGCAGCCGCTTTTCATAGAAGGTGGTTTGATCGCCGGAAACAATTACAACAACCATACCGAACCGGACAATTCCGGACTCTATTACGACGCGTCGGCAGGCATCGAAAATGGGAAGCGATTCTACGATTTCCTGGAGAGACAGGAAGGGTTAATTCGTAACAAAGAAGCGTTTTTGGAAGCGAGAAATCAGCTTTTCAGCTATCTGGAGAAACGAAAGCTTCCGTATTTTCACATCGATGCCTGGGACGTATTCAATATGGATGACATCCCACATGAAGAGCAGGCGGAAACATTGCGCGCCACTATTGCCCATAACAACGAGATCATGACAAAGGCAATGGACAGCGATGACATCTCGGTGCTGGACTACTCCGAATTGATGGACGTGAACCCGGGCTTTCGTTCATTTGCCGAGCTGCTCAACTATGAGGACTATCAATACGGCTGGGGACACATCTGGCAGCCTTATGAAGAACAGCCCGACGTGGAGATTTTTGAGGAAGCCGGCTTGCTAGGTCTCAAAGACGCAGAGGGAAACGTATTGCTTGCCCCTCAGTTCGATGCCTTTTACGATTTCGCTTCCGAAGATCTCGCAGTGGTCGCCCGAGATGGCAAATACGGCTATGTACATAAATCCGGGAAAATTCTTATTTCATTGGAGTGGGAGGATGCCTACGATTTTGAATACGGCTCTGCTTGTGCCATTGTCAAACGAAACGGTCGATATGGTCTGATTAATCTCGAAGGCCAAACGATTGTCCCTACCCACTATGAAGAGTTAGAACTGCTTGATTACCAAGGATTTTATACGGCAAAGAAAGACGGAAAGTGGGGCGTGCTGGACCAAGCTGGTTCTGTAACGATAGATTTTGAGCATGAAGAAGCCTTCAAGTTCGGGGACGGATTTTACCATACAGCGGTCATAGGCAGGAAAAATCGGAAAATCTTTAATGAATATTGGCAATACGTCGGAGACTTCCCCTTGACGGCGCTGGAACATATTGGCGAAGGGCTCCTTCTCGTCAAACCGCACAAGGATGCAAGTCACAGCACCTTGTACAAAAAAGACGGCACTGTCGGCGCATCCGGCTTCGATAAACTGAATCGGCAAACCTATTTTCCGAATCTGCTCGTCCTGCGCAAGGGGAAGAAGTACGCCGCTTACGGCAAGCAGCAGGAGAGCCTTCTGTTGCCGTACGAATACGATGAACTGATTGATTTGCAGGTTTATACAGAAGCAGGGCAGGGCGATCAGGTGCTGGCGAAAAAAGATGGAAAGCTAGGCGTTTTTTATGGTGATGCCGATCAGCCAGCATGGCTATTCCCCTTGGAGGATTATGAGAACATTTTTTGGCTGCATCAGGATGCGTATGCTTTGAAGAGAAATGGACTATGGAGCATTGCCTTATCGCCGGAAAAGCGATGGAGCGATTTCGAATTCGATATGGTGGTGAAAAAGGATCTGGTCGAGGGTTTTGCTTATGCCTTCAAGGGCCACGACGTTTATGTAGTAAGCGAGTACGGGCTGTCGAGGGCAGATAAAACGCTCGTGCTGGAGGATGTCGAAGATCGTTATTACACCAATTGTTTTGATGCCGAGGTTCGCAAGCGACTGCTGGCCTATGCCCAAGGGGAGCAATCCGATGGTGACAGCATAGATCAGTACACGCCGGTAGAAACGTTGTACAACCTGGGCATGGAAGCGTATGAAGCAGGTGATTATGAGAAAGCCATTCTGTACGATACTCTTGCTGCTGAAAAGGGCTATCCCCCATCCATGAACAACCTTGCGCATACGTATTACAATCTAGAAGGCTTCGTGGATGCCGATAAAGCTTTTTACTGGTATGAATTAGGGGCTGCGGCAGGCAACCACCATGCTATGAATGGATTAGGCTGTTGCTATCGACACGGGATAGGCACGGAGCCTGATGCCGATCAGGCAATGTACTGGATGGGCAAAGCGGCAGAACACGGTCATGCGCTGGCTCACAACAATCTTGGCGCCATCTATTATGACGGGGAGCTGGTGCCGCAAGATTTGGACAAGGCCCTCTGGCATTATGAACAGGGAGAGGTATTAGGGTCTCCGGTTTTTGACTGGCTTGGCTATTTGCACGATTCAAAAGGGAATTACGAAAAGGCGCTGCATTATTATCAGCAGGATTACGAAGCAGGCAGCGATATCAGTGCCTATAATTTGGGGATTTTCTATAGTAATGGGTATGGTACAGCCAAAAATATCGACGCCGCCATCACTTATTTTCATGCTGCTTTGGAAAGAGATTACCCGCATGCCCATATTGAACTGGCAAGGATTTACCGGAACGAAGCACAATATGCGGACGAGCTCCTGGCCAAAAAGCACATTGAAGAAGCCGAAAAGGCAGGTCTTGATATCCCTGAGGAGCTCACACAATCGTAGAAAAAGCAAAAAGCGGATCGACAGAAAAAGTAGTCGGTCCGCTTCCAACTAACCAGCATGCTAAACAATAGCTTCCACTTCAATTTCAACGAGCAGACGCGGGTCAATCAATGCCTTGACCTCAACCATCGTAGCGACAGGCTGAATCTCGCGGAAGAACTCCCCGTGTGCTTTGCCGATCTCTTCCCACTTGCTGATATCCGTTACAAACATCCGCGTTCTGACCACATGAGACAAATCCGCATCTAATTCTCGCAATGCTTTCTCAATCGTCTCCAGGATAAACCTTGTTTGTTTATAGGCATCGCCCACACCAATGACTTCTCCATCCTTCATGGCAGTGGTGCCAGCCACTTCAATCCGGTCTCCTACTCGGATTGCACGGCAATAGCCAACGATAGGCTCCCAAGGTGAACCCGTGAATATTTTCTTTCGATTCATAGTAGAAGCGCCCTCCTTTTCCGCAATAATTGGAATATACTACAAAAAAGAAGGAGAGTGGAATGGTTTATGGACTTTTTTCTCACCCTTTTTTCCAAGTACAAGTGTTTGATCCACACCGTGTTTGGTCATGAAGAATACACTCGCGTGGCATACAAGCTGAATGCTCATGGCATTCATTTTCGGACACGCAGTCACTCTCATACGCTTCGTCATTTAGGGGGAGACATGGGGATGATGGCCCGAGCAGAAGATCGTACGCAGTATGACATCTACGTGGCAAGAGAAGACGAACACCAAGCACATGTAGCGATACATTCTCGGTGAGGGATACCTGTACGTATCCTGACAACCTCCGATATAATGATTGGGATCAGTAAGAAAATGGTACAACCGAGGAGGAACCAGCATGTCCGTACTAGAGGCACTCAAAAGCAGAAGAGCCGTGCGTAACTATATTCCGAAAGAAGTAGAAACAGAGAAAATCAAAGCGTTGCTGGATTGCGCAGTGTTAGCCCCGAACGACCGCTTGCGTCAGCCGTGGCATTTTTATGTGATCAGAGGAGAAGCGAAGCTGAGGTTTGAGGAAATCGCGAAGGAATTTTTGCTGGAACGTTTTCCGACCAAGCCGAATCTCGTGCAGGATTCCTTGGCCGTCCTGGAAAAAACACCACTCGTCATTGTCGCCACCGCTGATGTAATCCCAGGGGATGAAGCATCCTCAGAGGATAATGAATATGCGGTGTGCTGCGCGATTCACTCCATGTGGCTGGCAGCGAAGGAACTGGGACTTGGCATGGTATGGCGCACGAGAGGAATCGGCTTGGTTCGCGACGAGCGCTTGCTGCAATTCCTCGGATCACCTGAAAATAAAAAGGTCGTGGGCACCCTGTTCATTGGCTATCCCGAGGCAGATGCTCCTGAGACCAGTCGGGTAGCAGCGGAAGAAAAGACGACTTGGCTGTAATCGATAGAATAGCAATCCAGAAGAAGCCTCCTATTGCATCTGTCGATTATCATAAAGACAAGAAGCACCATCACTTTTGGGAAGCGGAGGACTATTGATTGAATCAGCAAGTAACGGATTATATCCAAAACATAACCAATGAATCTCAGGTAGAAGTTTGCAATCGGATTCGCCAGCTCATCCATGAAAACATCCCGAATGTAGAAGAGCAGGTGAAGTATAAGCAAGCTTTTTATTCCATTCAGGGCAAACAGGCATGTGTGTATTTTCCGGCAAAGGACTGGATTAACGTGACGTTGTTTCAAGCGGCGAATCTGGATGCTCCAGCTGGCTTTTTCGAGAAGTCTGATCATGCTGACCGGAAGACCATCAAAATACGGAACGGAAAAGAATTTGATTTTGATGTCCTTGCAGGCCTCCTCAAAAAATTGGCTGAAGCACAGTAGTTTGTTGCAACTAACTCTCCCCGTGAACGTATAAATGGTAAAGGTTTAACCGTACATATCGAGGGGAGCTGTTTGAATATGTTTGGAAAGCTTGCGGCAGACGCACTTGGCTTGAGCAATGTGGGAATCGTGGTAAAACCAGCGGATTACGACAAGGTGGACGCTGATGATTACATCATGCACGAGGACCATGAGAAAATTTATTTTTTGATCAAATCCAAGTCCGATGAGTACTGCTTCACCAATCTGGGGCTGGTTCATCTGGATGGAACGAGTGCCACCAGCAAAAAACGCATGCTGCGCCGCTATTCCTACCATACACACCCGATTTCTGACGTGTATCTGGAAACAGCTGGAACTGTCGATTTGGATGTAGAAATCAAGTTCACCATGGGCAATGAGCACTACTCGATCGATGTCAACAAAAAGCATTTGGAGGAGCTAAAAGACCTCTACAAAGCCCTTGTGAAGATCGCATCGATTATGCACGATAACGAACTTGCACTCCAGCATGCCAAAGAAAGCCTCCACGTCGCCCAAAGCACACTGGGCCGCGTAACAGGCCAGCAAGCAGACGTAGCTTCACAATTCAAGTCCATCAACCAATACACCTTCGATTGGCTGGAAGACATCCGATACAAGTATGTCGTCAAAGACTTTGGGAAAGTCTTTGAAAAATATATTCATAACTAAAAAGTAGTAATAATAATGAAGAAAAAAGAGCCTCTTTAAAGAGGCTCTTTTTGTATTTTAAGCGAAATCTTCGACATGCTCCTACTCTTACGAGTAGTTCAAAACGAGCAACCCAAACAGCTGTACGGGAAGGTGTGTCACATGTTTGGAAGGAGACCGCCCGAACGTAGTGAGGATACAGGCGACTGGAAAACATGTGGCACGCCTTTCTCCCGACCGCAGCAGCAGGAAGACAACGCTCTTTCGAGCTTTACTCCTTGTGCAAAAGCTTGCCGATCTTGAGCGCCAGCTGGATTTGAAGCAGCTCCTCCGAGTTTTTCAAATCCATGTTCAAAATTTCTTTGATCTTCTCGATCCGGTAAATAAACGTATTGCGGTGAATGAACATCGCTTTCGCCGCTTCACTGACATTTTGATTGTACAGAAAGTAATTGTCCAAGGTCACCATGAGGCTCGTGCCGAACTCTTGATCATGCTCGTACAGCTTCCCCAGACGCTTCAAAAAGAAGTCTTCCAGTTCAATGTCCTTAATGTTGGAATCCAGGAAATGATAGACGGAGTAATCATCGAAATGAGAGACGTCGCCCTTGCTGTTGAACTTCTGCATCAGGCGGATCGCTTCATGTGCTTCGGAAAAGCTTTTATGCAGCGAAGCGATGTTTTTATACTGACGACCTACCCCAATAAAGAACAAGGTTTTCTTGATTTTATCCACAAGAGCGCTGTACAGCTCATTGGCGAATTGCTTGGCTTCACTTGCAGACACCACAGGGCGATGTTCATTTTGTCCGATAAGGATGATGATCCGATTGTTCCGATAAAAGCAGGTGATTTCTCCAGGAGCTTTGCTCGAATAGTCATAGACGAGATCCACGCATTTTTTTGCGATCCGATCCAGCTCGTACTTGCGATCGATTATATCCTCCAAATTTTCCAGCTCAACCGGCTCGATATTAATGACCATACAAAAATACATGTAGCTCGATTGCAGCCCGTGCAAGTCACATAAGGTTTGCAGCGAGTCAGTCGAAGTGATTTTCCCTGTAAGCAAGTCATCGAAAAAGTCTTGTCTGATCTTCAGCTTCACTTCCTCGATTTCCCTCGCCTTGATCCGCTCCAGTGCTACGATGGTGGACGCCTGCTCCAGCACGATGTAGTCAAATTCAGTCAGCTCCCACACGGTTTGCCAGACGACGATGTACCCGTAGATGTGGTTGGCAACGGCAACGGGTAGAATCCTGCATTTCACCTCATCATCTTTCGCATGGTAGATACGCTTGATCGACTTTTTGATCTGGCTAATATTTTTCGGGACGGACTCGGTGAAGTCACGGGTAAAAACAGGTCTGTTTTTGCTCAAGGTCAGACAGGAGTCAAGCGGAATCGGATTGTGCCAGATTTCCGTGTAATGGAGCAGATGCCAGTCCTGATCCAGAATAAGGATCGGGTTGTTGATGGTCTCAGACAGCTCGGAGGCGATGCGATCCAGTCCGCCACCTTCGAGTGCAATGCGAAACAGCGCATTATGCATGTCCAGTGTTTTGCGGTTCAACAAATCATAGCGCCCGGAGGCTTTCTCGTTAATAATGGCAATCACTTTAGACAGCGTGTATTCAAAAGGCAGGGCCAAGAGCGGCAGTCCATACTTGTTGGCATGATCAATCATGTTTTGCGGGATTTGATCAAAATAGCGGTGCATCTTGATAACGAGCCCGGAGCAGTTGATTTCCGCCAGCTCCTTGATGATTTTATTTTGCAGTTCGGGATTGTCCTTGAAAATATATCCGGTGGAGAGCAGTAATTCATTGGAAGACAGCCAGTCAAAAGCATCCGGGTTCTCCATGATATTGACGATGGAGATGACGTTATTGATGCCTTGCTCTCCGGCGATGATTTTGATGCCGTCTATCGATTGAATGGTAAGCAAATCTTTGATGGTCAGCACCCTGTTCACTCCTTTGCCACAAAAGAATCCCTGTAATTGTGCAATGTGCACAAGTGAACCTCAATTTTTTTAGTTTCCATACACAATGACGATTCCATTCTCCCTGTCTAAAATAATGATGTAAGTACGGGGTGCTTGTCTAATTGTTTTTTAAAAGAGCAAGCGCTCAGCCATCTTGGCGGGTTGTTCAATCACGAGATCATGGAGGGCTTACTATGACAGACAAAAGCGTAGTACAGGCATTTCTCGAGGCAGCGGCTGAGGGGAATATCGAAGCACTGAGAAAGCATCTGGAGCAGGGCGTAGATATTAACGCAAGAAACAGACAAAAGCGTACAGCGATTCTGACTGCTGCCATGAACGACAAATTGGAAGCGGTATCGTTTTTGGTAGAAGCGGGTGCAGATGTAGATTTGCAGGATGAGACATGCTTCAACCCGTTCTTGTTCGGTTGCATCAACGGCAAGCTGGAGCTTGTCAAAATGATGATCAAGGCAGGAACAAACCTGGAGCTGTTGACTCGTTTTGGTGGAGTAGGGATTACACCAGCGTGCGAAAAAGGTCATGTGGACATCGTTCGTGAGCTCGTAACGACGACTGACATTAACGTCAACCATACCAACTTTGTGGGTTGGACACCACTGATCGAAGCGATCATCTTAGGCGATGGCGGCGAGAAGCAGCAAACGATCATCAAGCTGTTGATTGAGCATGGCTGCAATGTGCACATGGTAGATAAGTACGGCGTAACACCGCTTGAACTGGCGAGAAGAAAAGGCTACACCGAGATCGAAAAAATCTTGCTGGAAGCAGGAGCAAAGTAAATCATCCCATGTTCATCCAGGCGTTGTCTGGCGATACCGGTTTCCTTGAGCGTTTGGCACGAGCAAACTTTAGCGGGACCGTACACAGTATTTTTGAGCGAACGATCAATCTGACATGCAGCGAAAACGGAGAATTGTACACCCTTGGCAACCATCAGCTAGACAATGCACCGAACACGCTCATCATTGATGTACAAGGCTTTTCGGGGCTGGGGCTATCCGTTAACGCTCCGGTCATTACGGAAGAGAACACGCTCGTTATTGGAGCGGATTTACGAATTTGGACTCAGCAAGCAACAAAGTGGGAAGGTGAGCTTCCTTCCTATCCTTGTGACATAGAAGGCGTAGAAGTATTGCGCAGAAATGTGGCGTTCACGAAGAACTACGTGGACGTATACGGCAAGACGGGGGGCATGAAAATGTCCTCCCAACCTGCCAGTCCGTTTGAGAAAGAGATGTCCCGTATGCTGATCCAGCGTGCAGGCATGCTTTCCGACGATCTGGCGAACAACCGCATAGAGTCAGCTACTCAGCATGCGATAAGTCTAATCGGTCTGGGGCCGGGGTTAACACCATCGGGTGACGATTTTTTAGTGGGATTGTGCAGTGTATACAAAATGCAAAACATTTCCTCTTGTTTGTCATGCCCATTTTTCGATGAAATCGTCCGTTCGTCCCAAGCATTAACGAACGAAATCAGTGCGATCACGCTGAAAAAAGCAGCCCATGGACAAGTAAGGGAGTCGCTAAATGACTTGCTTTCATGCATGGTGTCCGGCTCCATGGAAGAGCTTGTCCCTGCTTTAGACAAAATCATCGGGATCGGCTCGTCGTCGGGTACGGATATCCTGCTTGGCATCCTATGTGGTTTGGAACGAAATCTAGAAGCTGGAGGTAATGTATGTCTACCAAAGTCGTAATCAAGCAAAGCACGTATTTTGACTCGGTATCCCTGATGTCTCTGTCTACAAAAGCGAATCAAATTGAAGGTGTCGAACAAGCGGTGATCGCGATGGGCACGGACATGAACAAAGAGGTATTGAAAAATGTGGGCTTGCTCACACCTGAGCTGGAAGCAGCGAAAACGAGCGACTTGATGATCGTGGTGAAGGCAGCGACAGACGAGCTGTGCGAGAGCGCTCTCATCGCTATCGAAGAACTGTTCAAGAAAAAAGGCGGCAGCAAATCTGCAACGGAGATCAAATACTCCACGATTGATTCAGCGGCAGCCAGCATTCCAGAGGCAAACCTCGCTGTCATCTCAGTAAACGGTGCATTTGCGGCAAGAGAAGCGAGAAAAGCATTGGAAAACGATCTGCACGTCATGCTGTTCAGCGACAACGTGAGCATCGAGGAAGAGATCGCCCTCAAGCAATTCGCGCATGAAAAAGGCCTTTTGATGATGGGACCTGACTGCGGTACGGCGATTATCGGCAATGTGGCGCTGTGCTTCGGAAACGCCGTGAGAAAAGGCAACATCGGGATCGTAGGCGCATCTGGTACAGGCAGCCAAGAGGTGAGCGTGCGTATCCACGACTTCGGTGGCGGTATCACGCAGCTGATCGGTACAGGCGGACGCGACCTGTCCGAGCAAGTCGGCGGCATCATGATGCTCGACGGAATCAAAGCGCTGGAAGAGGATGAGGCGACAAAGGTCATCGTGCTCATTTCCAAGCCACCAGCACCAAGCGTTCAGGAAAAAGTATTGGCACAAGTGAAAAACTGCAAAAAGCCTGTGGTTGTGTACTTCATTGGTGGAGAAGAAACGCCAGTTCTGGAAGCAGGCGGACATTTTGCAAAAACGAGCAAGGAAGCAGCCATCAAAGCAGTTGTGCTGGCTGGCGCCAACGAAGACGAGCTCAACAAGCGCGCTCTCAACTGGCCGCTGATTGAAGAGGTACGGGCAAAGCTGACACCGGAACAAAAATACGTTCGGGGACTGTTCTGCGGCGGTACCCTGTGCGACGAAGCGATGTACCTCGCGATGGAAAAGTATGAAGACGTATACAGCAACATTCAAAAGAAAGCGGACTACAAGCTGAAAAACATCCATGAGAGCAAGGCACACACTTACCTCGACATGGGCGATGACGACTTTACAAACGGCAAGCCGCATCCAATGATCGACCCGTCCTTGCGCATCGCTAGATTTATGGAAGAAGCAAAAGATCCTTCCGTCGGCGTCATTCTGATGGACTTCATCTTGGGCTTTGGTTCCCACGAAGATCCTGTCGGCGTGATGCTGCCAGCAATCATTGAAGCAAAAGCGCAAGCTGCCAAGGAAGGCAGACACCTGGAAATTCTGGGCTACGTGCTGGGTACCGACCTCGATACACCGAACTTTGATGAGCAAGTGAAGAAGCTGATGGATGCGGGTGTAACGATTGCAAGCAGCAGCACGAACGCAGGTCTTCTGGCTAGAGAATTTGTTGCGAAAGGGGAATAATCATGAGCAAAATCAACGAGCTGTTTAACGGAAAAATTCATGCGATTAACGTAGGGATCGAGTTTTTCAAAGACGATATCATCAAGCAAAATGCGAATGCGTCTCATCTGGATTGGAAGCCACCAGGCGGCGGAAAGCCTGAGCTGATCAACGCTCTCGACAGACTGGAAAACGCTGCTGTCGCTCAGAAAATCGCTGCGGCAAACAAGCTGGCGGTAGAGCGCATCATCAACTCCCAGCCGATGCTTGTTGGCTTCGACCAAGCGATCAATGTGGTACCAGGCATGACAAAAACCACGATTCTGCACGCAGGCCCGCCCATTACTTGGGACAAAATGTGCGGCGCGATGAAAGGTGCCGTAACTGGAGCAATCGTATTCGAGGGCTTGGCAAAAGACATCGAGGAAGCTGAACAGGTAGCTGCTTCCGGCGCAATCACGTTCTCCCCATGCCACGAACACAACTGCGTAGGCTCCATGGCAGGTGTGACATCCGCTTCGATGTTCATGCATGTGGTGAAAAACAAGACGTACGGAAACGTCGCTTACACCAACCTGAGTGAGCAGATGGCTAAAATTTTGCGCATGGGCGCCAACGATGAAAGCGTCATCGCCCGTCTGAACTGGATGCGCGATGTATTGGGACCCATGCTGCGTGATGCGATGAAAATTGCGGGCGAAATCGATCTTCGTCTCATGCTGGCGCAAGCGCTGCACATGGGTGACGAATGCCACAACCGCAACAACGCAGGTACGAGCTTGTTGATTCAAGCGCTGACTCCGTACATTTTGGAGACAGATTTCACAAAAGAACAAAAACGCGAAGTATTCGATTTCGTCGCAAGCAGCGATTACTTCTCTGGCCCGACATGGATGGCGATGTGCAAATGCGCACTGGACGCAGCGCATGGAATCGAGAACAGCACGATTGTCACTACAATGGCGCGCAATGGGGTAGAGTTCGGTATCCGAGTAAGCGGTATGGCTGGCAACACCTGGTTTACTGGACCAGCACAAAAGGTAATCGGTCCGATGTTTGCAGGCTACAAGCCAGAGGATTCCGGCTTGGATATCGGGGACAGTGCGATCACCGAAACATATGGGATCGGTGGCTTTGCAATGGCGGCAGCTCCAGCGATTGTTGCACTTGTAGGCGGAACGGTTGAAGAAGCGATCGGCTTCTCCACCACGATGAAAGAAATCACGACAGCAGAAAATCCAAACGTCACGATTCCACTCTTGGACTTTAGAGGAGTACCGACAGGAATCGATATTCGTCAGGTGATCCAAACAGGCATCCTGCCGATTATCAACACCGCCATTGCGCATAAAGACGCAGGTATCGGCATGATCGGTGCGGGTATTACGTATCCGCCGATGGAAGCTTTTGAAAAGGCATTGCTCGCAGTGACGGAAACGATTAGCTAACAGCTTTTCATCCTAGGTGACTCAGCTTTCGCGGCAAAAGAAGGTTGCGAAAGCTGGGTTGAATGAGGAAGGTGAATGAACATGGGACAGGCAAATGTAAAGGAATCATATGAAGAATTCAAGTCCTATGGATACGCGGACGATATTTTGCCGAAGACTTCCGAAAATCGAGATTGGGGCACCTTTAACTACGTGACCGTGTGGATGGGCGCTGTGCATAATCTCATGTCGTACATGACTGTAGCCGGATTCTTTGTCCTCGGATTATCCGTTCCGCAAGTCTTGTGGGCAGTCATGATTGCTGCCTTGATTGTTTCGGCTGGCTATGTATTGAATGGCTATGCGGGAACGAAGTACGGAATTGGCTATTCGATGCTGTTGCGCAGCTCCTTTGGTGTAAAAGGCTCGATCATTCCTGCTATATGTCGCGGGCTTATCGCTGGTGTTGTGTTTTTTGGGACCAAAACAATTATTGGCGCACAATCCTTTAATGTCATTTTTGAGAAAATATTCCCTGGC from the Brevibacillus brevis genome contains:
- a CDS encoding PH domain-containing protein encodes the protein MFGKLAADALGLSNVGIVVKPADYDKVDADDYIMHEDHEKIYFLIKSKSDEYCFTNLGLVHLDGTSATSKKRMLRRYSYHTHPISDVYLETAGTVDLDVEIKFTMGNEHYSIDVNKKHLEELKDLYKALVKIASIMHDNELALQHAKESLHVAQSTLGRVTGQQADVASQFKSINQYTFDWLEDIRYKYVVKDFGKVFEKYIHN
- a CDS encoding PucR family transcriptional regulator yields the protein MLTIKDLLTIQSIDGIKIIAGEQGINNVISIVNIMENPDAFDWLSSNELLLSTGYIFKDNPELQNKIIKELAEINCSGLVIKMHRYFDQIPQNMIDHANKYGLPLLALPFEYTLSKVIAIINEKASGRYDLLNRKTLDMHNALFRIALEGGGLDRIASELSETINNPILILDQDWHLLHYTEIWHNPIPLDSCLTLSKNRPVFTRDFTESVPKNISQIKKSIKRIYHAKDDEVKCRILPVAVANHIYGYIVVWQTVWELTEFDYIVLEQASTIVALERIKAREIEEVKLKIRQDFFDDLLTGKITSTDSLQTLCDLHGLQSSYMYFCMVINIEPVELENLEDIIDRKYELDRIAKKCVDLVYDYSSKAPGEITCFYRNNRIIILIGQNEHRPVVSASEAKQFANELYSALVDKIKKTLFFIGVGRQYKNIASLHKSFSEAHEAIRLMQKFNSKGDVSHFDDYSVYHFLDSNIKDIELEDFFLKRLGKLYEHDQEFGTSLMVTLDNYFLYNQNVSEAAKAMFIHRNTFIYRIEKIKEILNMDLKNSEELLQIQLALKIGKLLHKE
- the fdrA gene encoding acyl-CoA synthetase FdrA gives rise to the protein MSTKVVIKQSTYFDSVSLMSLSTKANQIEGVEQAVIAMGTDMNKEVLKNVGLLTPELEAAKTSDLMIVVKAATDELCESALIAIEELFKKKGGSKSATEIKYSTIDSAAASIPEANLAVISVNGAFAAREARKALENDLHVMLFSDNVSIEEEIALKQFAHEKGLLMMGPDCGTAIIGNVALCFGNAVRKGNIGIVGASGTGSQEVSVRIHDFGGGITQLIGTGGRDLSEQVGGIMMLDGIKALEEDEATKVIVLISKPPAPSVQEKVLAQVKNCKKPVVVYFIGGEETPVLEAGGHFAKTSKEAAIKAVVLAGANEDELNKRALNWPLIEEVRAKLTPEQKYVRGLFCGGTLCDEAMYLAMEKYEDVYSNIQKKADYKLKNIHESKAHTYLDMGDDDFTNGKPHPMIDPSLRIARFMEEAKDPSVGVILMDFILGFGSHEDPVGVMLPAIIEAKAQAAKEGRHLEILGYVLGTDLDTPNFDEQVKKLMDAGVTIASSSTNAGLLAREFVAKGE
- a CDS encoding ankyrin repeat domain-containing protein; this translates as MTDKSVVQAFLEAAAEGNIEALRKHLEQGVDINARNRQKRTAILTAAMNDKLEAVSFLVEAGADVDLQDETCFNPFLFGCINGKLELVKMMIKAGTNLELLTRFGGVGITPACEKGHVDIVRELVTTTDINVNHTNFVGWTPLIEAIILGDGGEKQQTIIKLLIEHGCNVHMVDKYGVTPLELARRKGYTEIEKILLEAGAK
- a CDS encoding DUF2877 domain-containing protein; translated protein: MFIQALSGDTGFLERLARANFSGTVHSIFERTINLTCSENGELYTLGNHQLDNAPNTLIIDVQGFSGLGLSVNAPVITEENTLVIGADLRIWTQQATKWEGELPSYPCDIEGVEVLRRNVAFTKNYVDVYGKTGGMKMSSQPASPFEKEMSRMLIQRAGMLSDDLANNRIESATQHAISLIGLGPGLTPSGDDFLVGLCSVYKMQNISSCLSCPFFDEIVRSSQALTNEISAITLKKAAHGQVRESLNDLLSCMVSGSMEELVPALDKIIGIGSSSGTDILLGILCGLERNLEAGGNVCLPKS